A stretch of the Agromyces larvae genome encodes the following:
- a CDS encoding ABC transporter ATP-binding protein, whose translation MTARLELDSVTIRHPRDGDTDLEVVADWSLGVPAGTMHCLAGRSGSGKTSILRVAAGLTRPAAGEVRWSGDGLADLPDDRITARRRSEVGYLDQGGALVDGMTALENVLLPAVPDRRVAELRPRAEALLDELGVGGRLAHTPDRLSGGERQRVALARALLLEPGIVMADEPTASLDRATADGVIALLTGLAAAGISVLVASHDARLIGAADTRTELA comes from the coding sequence ATGACCGCGCGACTCGAACTCGACTCCGTCACGATCCGCCACCCGCGCGACGGCGACACCGACCTCGAGGTGGTCGCCGACTGGTCGCTCGGCGTGCCGGCCGGCACCATGCACTGCCTCGCCGGGCGCAGCGGATCGGGCAAGACCAGCATCCTGCGGGTCGCCGCCGGTCTCACCCGCCCCGCGGCCGGCGAGGTGCGATGGTCGGGCGACGGACTGGCCGACCTGCCCGACGACCGCATCACCGCCCGACGACGCTCGGAGGTCGGCTACCTCGACCAGGGCGGTGCGCTCGTCGACGGCATGACCGCGCTCGAGAACGTGCTGCTGCCCGCCGTGCCCGACCGCCGGGTCGCCGAGCTGCGGCCGCGCGCCGAGGCCCTGCTCGACGAGCTCGGGGTCGGAGGCCGGCTCGCGCACACGCCCGACCGGCTCTCGGGCGGCGAGCGCCAGCGCGTCGCCCTCGCACGCGCGCTGCTGCTCGAGCCCGGCATCGTGATGGCCGACGAGCCGACGGCGAGCCTCGACCGTGCCACCGCCGACGGCGTGATCGCCCTGCTGACCGGCCTCGCCGCCGCGGGCATCTCGGTGCTCGTCGCATCGCACGACGCCCGCCTCATCGGCGCCGCCGACACCCGCACCGAGCTCGCCTGA
- a CDS encoding UDP-N-acetylmuramate dehydrogenase: protein MSDAPRFSELTTLRIGGPIARLSTATTQRDLVDLAVDAWESGEPWMALGGGSNLLVGDEGFEGTVIRVATRGIEVLPDASPGGLAATDDSVHRVRIRVQAGETWDDLVAWTVEQGYSGIEALSGIPGSVGAAPVQNIGAYGQELSSTLVAIEFLDEGASTPRRMTADELELGYRTSVLKQGLAGVVVSVELDLHDTAAERAVLGEAIGAPVAYAQLAGALGVQLGDRVPLARVREAVLALRASKGMVLDPDDPDSVSAGSFFTNPIVTERFARTLPADAPRWYLEPDEPDEVTPLSELASGSPLDAFLAHQASLEASAVSEPDAAPAETLVKLSAAWLIEHAGIRRGFALPGSRAAISSKHTLALTNRGGATAEELAQLARFVQGRVQSEFGLLLRPEPMLVGVEL, encoded by the coding sequence ATGAGCGACGCCCCACGCTTCAGCGAGCTCACGACGCTGCGGATCGGCGGCCCGATCGCGCGGCTCTCGACGGCGACCACCCAGCGCGACCTCGTCGACCTCGCGGTCGACGCGTGGGAGTCGGGCGAGCCGTGGATGGCGCTCGGCGGCGGGTCGAACCTGCTCGTCGGCGACGAGGGCTTCGAGGGTACGGTGATCCGGGTCGCGACGCGCGGCATCGAAGTGCTTCCGGATGCCTCGCCCGGCGGGCTCGCCGCGACGGATGACTCGGTGCACCGCGTGCGCATCCGGGTGCAGGCGGGCGAGACGTGGGACGACCTCGTCGCGTGGACGGTCGAGCAGGGGTACTCGGGCATCGAGGCGCTGAGCGGCATCCCGGGGTCGGTCGGCGCCGCGCCGGTGCAGAACATCGGCGCGTACGGGCAGGAGCTGTCGTCGACGCTCGTGGCGATCGAGTTCCTCGACGAGGGCGCGTCGACGCCTCGGCGGATGACCGCCGACGAGCTCGAGCTCGGCTACCGCACCTCGGTGCTGAAGCAGGGCCTCGCGGGCGTCGTGGTGTCGGTCGAGCTCGACCTGCACGACACCGCGGCCGAGCGCGCGGTGCTCGGCGAGGCGATCGGCGCACCCGTCGCGTACGCGCAGCTCGCGGGCGCGCTCGGGGTGCAGCTGGGCGACCGGGTGCCGCTCGCCCGGGTGCGCGAGGCGGTGCTCGCGCTGCGCGCCTCGAAGGGCATGGTGCTCGACCCCGACGACCCCGACTCGGTGAGCGCCGGCTCGTTCTTCACGAACCCGATCGTCACCGAGCGGTTCGCGCGCACGCTGCCCGCCGACGCGCCGCGCTGGTACCTCGAGCCCGACGAGCCCGACGAGGTGACCCCGTTGTCCGAGCTCGCCAGCGGATCCCCGCTCGACGCGTTCCTCGCGCACCAGGCCTCGCTCGAGGCATCCGCCGTATCCGAGCCGGACGCCGCGCCGGCCGAAACCCTCGTGAAACTGTCGGCCGCCTGGCTGATCGAGCACGCCGGGATCCGCCGCGGGTTCGCGCTGCCGGGCTCGCGGGCCGCGATCTCGTCGAAGCACACGCTCGCGCTCACGAATCGCGGCGGGGCGACGGCTGAGGAGCTCGCCCAGCTCGCGCGGTTCGTGCAGGGTCGCGTGCAGTCCGAGTTCGGCCTGCTGCTGCGTCCCGAGCCGATGCTCGTCGGCGTCGAGCTGTAG